The following proteins are encoded in a genomic region of Sneathiella marina:
- a CDS encoding ABC transporter ATP-binding protein translates to MTPLLTLENVTRKFGDLMAVDSVGFSVPKGSIYSVIGPNGAGKTTLFNLISALFPTTSGTIDFDGHPIHRAKTHHLAGYGIGRTFQNLAIFSHATVVENLLVGLHHKLSATPVSAAFFWGPARREEIKARQQVEKIIDFLEIEHLRDIPVGLLSYGLQKRVELGRALAIGPKLLLLDEMVSGMNSEETEDIARFVLDIREELGITIVMVEHDMGIVMDISDRVAVLNHGSLIAEGTPAEISSNTAVIHAYLGQD, encoded by the coding sequence ATGACACCGCTTTTAACTCTTGAAAACGTAACCCGAAAATTCGGGGATTTGATGGCTGTCGACAGTGTCGGGTTCTCTGTGCCCAAAGGATCCATATATAGTGTTATAGGCCCTAACGGTGCCGGAAAAACTACCCTGTTCAATCTCATTAGCGCCCTGTTTCCGACAACCAGCGGTACCATTGACTTCGACGGACATCCCATTCATCGCGCTAAGACCCATCACCTTGCCGGCTATGGAATAGGTAGAACGTTCCAGAATCTGGCTATTTTCTCACACGCAACAGTTGTCGAAAATCTACTGGTCGGTCTCCATCACAAGCTTTCAGCAACCCCTGTTAGTGCAGCCTTTTTCTGGGGCCCTGCACGACGAGAAGAAATTAAAGCCCGCCAGCAAGTTGAGAAAATCATCGACTTTTTGGAGATTGAGCATCTTCGTGACATTCCCGTGGGGCTTTTGTCTTATGGCCTTCAGAAACGGGTAGAGCTTGGTCGGGCCCTTGCGATCGGACCCAAGCTTCTTCTTCTCGACGAAATGGTGTCCGGGATGAACAGCGAAGAAACAGAAGACATTGCCCGTTTCGTTCTAGATATCCGCGAAGAGCTTGGAATCACCATTGTAATGGTGGAACACGACATGGGAATTGTCATGGATATCTCTGATCGGGTCGCCGTTCTCAATCATGGCTCTCTGATCGCAGAGGGGACTCCAGCAGAAATTTCTTCAAATACAGCCGTCATACATGCCTATCTAGGTCAGGACTGA
- a CDS encoding ABC transporter ATP-binding protein translates to MLALTNVQVMYDRAIEAVRDVSLDVAPGQIVALLGSNGAGKSTLLKAISNVLYPEEGEILHGEISLGGDSLLVMPADEIVRKGIVHVPEGRRLFPLMTVEENLTMGGYLQSRGDVSAALDRVYKLFPRLKERRKYTAGYLSGGEQQMAAIGRAMLSKPKLLMLDEPSLGLAPQIIEQIFETIVSLNHEEGLSILLVEQNASLALRVASYAYIIENGRVVLDGEAKNIAGNDDVKEFYLGYSEGGDRKNFRDVKHYKRRKRWLS, encoded by the coding sequence ATGCTTGCGCTGACCAATGTTCAGGTAATGTACGACCGCGCCATCGAAGCAGTTCGTGACGTTTCCCTTGACGTGGCCCCCGGTCAGATCGTCGCTCTTTTAGGATCCAACGGTGCGGGAAAATCAACACTTCTAAAAGCCATATCCAATGTCCTCTATCCCGAGGAGGGAGAAATTCTCCACGGTGAAATTTCACTTGGGGGCGATAGCCTGCTTGTAATGCCGGCGGACGAAATTGTGCGTAAAGGAATTGTGCATGTGCCGGAAGGACGCCGCCTCTTTCCGTTAATGACAGTTGAAGAAAATTTGACAATGGGAGGTTACCTGCAATCCCGGGGAGACGTGTCAGCGGCACTTGACCGTGTCTATAAACTTTTCCCGCGCCTCAAAGAGCGCAGAAAATATACCGCTGGCTATCTTTCTGGTGGCGAACAGCAAATGGCGGCTATAGGCCGTGCAATGCTATCGAAGCCAAAGTTACTGATGCTTGACGAACCTTCCCTGGGTCTCGCCCCTCAAATTATTGAGCAGATTTTTGAAACTATTGTTTCCCTAAATCACGAAGAAGGTCTGTCAATCTTGTTAGTCGAACAAAATGCATCTCTCGCTCTTCGCGTGGCGAGCTATGCCTATATCATTGAAAATGGTCGCGTCGTTTTGGATGGTGAAGCAAAAAATATCGCCGGCAATGATGATGTCAAAGAATTCTATTTGGGATATTCAGAAGGTGGCGATCGCAAAAATTTCCGCGACGTAAAGCACTATAAGCGTCGCAAGCGGTGGTTATCATGA
- a CDS encoding ABC transporter substrate-binding protein: MKLCKSTLIGALALLASSATASAEPGVTDKEIIIGNILPMTSSAALVGRAAHFGSVVAAAEANASGGVNGRIIVIKTEDDGYIPARTVQGLRKHIDEGVFGLIGTGAGAGTAAILPVLEEEGIPAIVSFSPLKAAVDPIKPTVFMIGASYQDLLFAQLDYIHKNRKPENEKFGVIRQDDDFGKQVEEAFDRAVSEFKADAAEPIRYKRGQKDFGAEILKTRAAKSNVVIIGGVTTEIPAMLKEASKFKLPLEIATVPTSTLPPIMKLSAPYGYTYFSGDYISPMGSEGSVKFMNSAKAALTEEEMKALNRYSMTGYVATRIMIEAIRRCGENPTRACAVEKIESGEEFDTSGVTLPLTFAKDRHISATAVRVLEIDPAKQTVTPVTEFTQY, from the coding sequence ATGAAACTATGTAAATCAACATTAATCGGGGCGTTGGCATTGCTCGCAAGCAGTGCAACCGCTTCTGCTGAACCCGGTGTGACTGACAAAGAGATCATCATCGGTAATATTCTGCCAATGACCAGCTCCGCGGCTCTTGTTGGACGCGCCGCCCATTTTGGGTCTGTAGTTGCAGCGGCGGAAGCCAATGCGAGTGGCGGCGTCAATGGACGTATCATCGTAATTAAAACTGAGGATGACGGTTATATTCCGGCCCGCACTGTTCAGGGTCTGCGCAAACATATTGATGAGGGTGTGTTTGGGCTGATCGGGACCGGCGCTGGCGCAGGAACAGCTGCGATCCTTCCCGTCCTTGAAGAAGAGGGTATTCCCGCGATTGTATCGTTCTCGCCGTTGAAAGCTGCAGTGGATCCGATAAAACCAACAGTTTTTATGATTGGCGCCTCCTATCAGGACTTGTTATTTGCCCAGTTGGATTACATTCACAAAAACCGCAAACCCGAAAACGAGAAGTTTGGTGTTATTAGGCAAGATGATGACTTTGGAAAGCAAGTTGAAGAAGCATTTGACAGGGCGGTCAGTGAATTCAAGGCAGATGCAGCGGAACCAATTCGGTACAAACGGGGTCAAAAAGATTTTGGTGCTGAAATACTTAAAACCCGTGCCGCAAAATCAAATGTCGTGATTATAGGCGGCGTTACTACTGAAATACCCGCGATGCTAAAAGAGGCCAGTAAATTCAAACTGCCACTGGAAATTGCAACGGTGCCAACATCAACGCTCCCTCCAATCATGAAACTTTCAGCACCTTACGGGTATACATATTTCAGTGGCGATTATATTTCCCCAATGGGATCCGAGGGTTCCGTTAAATTTATGAATTCTGCAAAAGCTGCTCTGACGGAAGAGGAAATGAAAGCGTTAAACCGCTATTCCATGACCGGCTATGTGGCAACCCGCATCATGATCGAAGCTATACGCCGTTGCGGCGAAAACCCAACCCGTGCTTGCGCCGTCGAGAAAATTGAATCCGGTGAAGAATTCGATACTTCTGGCGTGACGCTGCCTCTCACATTCGCCAAGGATCGCCATATTTCAGCTACCGCGGTTCGCGTGCTCGAAATCGACCCCGCGAAGCAAACCGTTACTC
- a CDS encoding acyl-CoA dehydrogenase family protein, with protein MPFALTLEQVEILDQTDRFAKAELYPLANRMDDEEWWPDEAFSKMGEAGLFGLTVEEKYGGSGSDLLTAGVALQAVSRWNHAIALSYVAHDNLCLNNIYRNGNEDQRNRYIPQLCAGTKVGALGLTEPGAGSDALGSMKTTARRDGDYYVLNGSKLYITNGPIADVLLIYAKTDKDRGAQGISSFIVEKDYPGFQVAQKLTKMGYRGSQTAELVFNDCKVPVENLVGEENKGVQVVMSGLDLERAMISPICLGISERALELSIDYAKTRQQFGKPIGSFQMVQSMLADMYVAIETMRTFTYRTLSAASALEIGGGGRGEIHQLTAASVMYAANACHEVLDKAVQIHGGSGYIWESEINRLYRSIKLLEIGAGTTEVRKMIIAGELLSDG; from the coding sequence ATGCCGTTTGCTCTTACGCTTGAGCAAGTCGAAATTTTGGATCAGACAGATAGATTCGCAAAAGCTGAACTTTACCCACTCGCCAATCGAATGGACGATGAAGAATGGTGGCCTGATGAAGCTTTTTCAAAGATGGGGGAGGCCGGGCTTTTTGGGCTTACAGTAGAGGAGAAATATGGCGGATCTGGCTCCGATCTTCTTACGGCGGGGGTTGCGCTGCAGGCGGTATCACGGTGGAACCATGCCATTGCCTTGTCATATGTTGCGCACGATAATCTGTGTCTGAACAACATTTATCGCAATGGAAACGAGGATCAACGTAATCGGTATATTCCGCAATTATGTGCGGGAACAAAAGTTGGGGCGCTGGGACTCACGGAGCCTGGTGCAGGATCAGATGCCTTGGGCTCCATGAAAACGACCGCCCGGCGTGACGGGGACTACTATGTATTAAACGGATCAAAATTGTATATAACGAACGGCCCAATAGCTGATGTTCTTTTGATATACGCAAAAACGGACAAGGATCGGGGCGCGCAAGGAATATCCTCCTTTATTGTTGAAAAGGACTACCCCGGGTTCCAGGTTGCACAAAAATTGACGAAAATGGGCTATCGAGGCAGCCAAACAGCGGAGCTCGTATTTAACGACTGTAAAGTACCGGTTGAAAACCTGGTAGGCGAAGAAAATAAGGGGGTACAAGTGGTGATGAGCGGGCTAGATCTCGAGCGCGCTATGATTTCTCCCATTTGTCTCGGCATTTCTGAGCGTGCCTTAGAGTTGTCCATTGATTATGCAAAAACACGTCAGCAATTTGGCAAGCCAATTGGATCGTTTCAAATGGTTCAATCAATGTTGGCGGATATGTATGTTGCGATTGAGACAATGCGCACCTTTACTTATCGTACATTAAGCGCTGCTTCCGCCCTTGAGATTGGGGGAGGTGGCAGAGGTGAGATACACCAACTGACCGCAGCTTCTGTTATGTATGCAGCAAATGCCTGCCATGAGGTGCTGGATAAGGCCGTCCAAATTCATGGCGGGTCAGGATATATCTGGGAATCAGAAATCAATAGACTTTACCGCTCCATCAAATTGTTGGAAATCGGTGCTGGCACGACTGAAGTTCGTAAAATGATTATAGCCGGTGAGCTACTAAGCGATGGGTGA
- a CDS encoding TIGR03084 family metal-binding protein — translation MQQARDYLEECDALYELVTPLSGDVFDRPTEFKGWTINNILRHLHIWNWAAGMSLQDAPEFDDFLQKAMPYIFKNQLREFESLWLDELDGSELVVKWKDYYSDMAARFDSTAPSTRVRWAGPSMSARSSITARFMETWAHGQAIYDLLGVKRQNHDRINNIVVLGVNTYGWTFKNRGMEIPGPMPHIKLTAPSGAIWTYGEDSASEVVEGLAEEFCQVVTQSRNIRDTDLNVTGKIASAWMETAQCFAGPPEMPPNAGTRGNFSLT, via the coding sequence GTGCAGCAAGCTAGAGATTACTTGGAAGAGTGCGACGCGCTTTACGAATTGGTCACGCCTTTATCCGGAGATGTTTTTGACAGACCGACCGAGTTCAAAGGCTGGACAATCAATAATATTCTTCGTCACCTGCATATTTGGAACTGGGCCGCTGGCATGTCATTGCAAGATGCACCTGAATTTGACGATTTCCTCCAAAAAGCCATGCCCTACATCTTCAAAAACCAGTTGAGGGAGTTCGAGAGTTTATGGCTGGATGAGCTGGACGGTTCTGAACTTGTGGTGAAGTGGAAAGACTACTATTCCGATATGGCAGCACGCTTCGATTCGACTGCTCCCTCTACAAGAGTAAGGTGGGCGGGGCCCAGTATGAGCGCCCGGTCCTCGATAACGGCACGCTTTATGGAAACATGGGCCCATGGTCAGGCTATATACGATCTCCTAGGTGTTAAGCGTCAGAACCATGATCGCATTAATAATATTGTTGTACTTGGTGTGAACACATATGGCTGGACTTTCAAAAATCGAGGAATGGAGATTCCCGGGCCAATGCCACACATAAAATTGACCGCGCCCTCTGGCGCTATTTGGACTTACGGTGAAGATAGCGCATCTGAAGTTGTTGAAGGGCTCGCCGAGGAATTCTGCCAGGTCGTGACGCAATCTCGCAATATCCGGGATACGGATCTAAACGTAACCGGTAAAATAGCAAGCGCCTGGATGGAAACTGCCCAATGTTTCGCCGGCCCACCTGAAATGCCGCCGAATGCCGGCACGCGAGGCAATTTCAGCCTGACTTAG
- a CDS encoding branched-chain amino acid ABC transporter permease: protein MRTGHYIETYSTHVKLSDSRTVWHWIGILLLILVTFPILASNYFLALAITVFIAAIGAIGLNLLTGVTGLISLGQAGFLAAGCYTTGLLITDYSWPPELALLASGVMAALLSLVVGIPSLRLKGLYLAITTMAFSFIITHFLLYAEDITHGPYGVRIENLDFLGLDLSSPAQLYYLALAITVLTAVAALNILRSRVGRAFTAIRDHDIAARMMGISLTRYKLIAFVVSSFIVGIAGGLMAFQFQFINVDLFNLLLSVEALAMIIVGGLGSVPGAILGAIFIVLLPEATREVIDLLPSGITDLLSTYIYELRGLLTGLAIIIMLRLKPHGLIGLWQDVKRYWTHWPLSV from the coding sequence ATGAGAACCGGTCATTACATAGAGACCTATTCGACCCATGTAAAACTTTCCGACAGTAGGACTGTTTGGCACTGGATTGGAATTTTACTTCTAATCCTGGTGACCTTCCCAATTCTGGCGAGCAATTACTTCCTGGCCCTTGCTATCACGGTTTTTATTGCGGCAATTGGCGCAATTGGGCTGAACCTTCTAACCGGAGTTACCGGCTTGATTTCATTAGGGCAAGCGGGTTTTCTGGCCGCGGGATGCTATACGACAGGACTTCTAATTACGGATTATTCCTGGCCACCCGAACTTGCACTGCTGGCATCGGGTGTCATGGCTGCACTTCTCAGTCTTGTCGTTGGCATACCGTCATTAAGATTGAAAGGGCTGTATCTAGCCATCACGACAATGGCTTTTTCCTTTATCATTACTCATTTCCTTCTATATGCCGAGGACATAACTCACGGACCATATGGCGTCCGCATAGAAAATCTGGACTTTCTCGGTCTCGATCTTTCATCACCCGCACAGCTATATTATTTGGCCCTGGCGATTACAGTGCTTACGGCAGTAGCCGCCCTGAACATCTTGAGATCCCGTGTGGGACGCGCCTTCACGGCTATACGTGATCACGACATTGCCGCGCGTATGATGGGCATCAGCCTCACCCGATATAAACTAATCGCTTTTGTAGTTTCGTCCTTCATTGTCGGAATTGCTGGCGGTCTCATGGCCTTCCAATTTCAGTTTATCAATGTCGATCTATTTAATCTTCTTCTATCCGTTGAAGCATTGGCGATGATTATTGTCGGTGGGTTGGGTTCAGTGCCCGGCGCCATACTTGGAGCTATTTTTATTGTCCTATTACCAGAAGCCACACGTGAGGTGATTGATCTGTTGCCTTCTGGAATTACCGATCTGCTTTCTACTTACATTTATGAACTTCGCGGGCTTCTTACCGGGCTGGCGATCATCATTATGCTTCGTCTCAAACCTCACGGACTTATTGGTCTTTGGCAAGATGTGAAGCGTTACTGGACCCATTGGCCATTGTCTGTGTGA
- a CDS encoding AMP-dependent synthetase/ligase: MLRNSEIFEKSTLPGLLLFWAEQYPDRLAFREKSFGIWERSTFKDYFERSKDFAFGLAALGVKKGDFLAVASEDTPEWMYADMAIQALGGACIGIYPTNPWPELRYILDHSQAKIVVCGDQEQTDKVFDAIEQGGSLPNLEKVICVDMKGLAHYPRDMLMSFKEVTELGRLKRQEFGNLFEDSIDALTPKNVAVVVYTSGTTGMPKGAMLSHEGLIWGGLKLAERHGIDDKNWEVLCYLPLCHVAERLCSTVMQLVNGTPVNFAESIDTIAENLREIAPTGFLGVPRIWEKMQYGIMVKLKDARPFQQDLVEKCLTYGRSIAQRQLANGGERTSLKDKATYWFLWLICFRALQKSLGLNRARTMLCGGASISPEVLEFFWAIGLKVYQVYGMTELSGISHSQYPGHTALGQSGPPLDTYEHKIAEDGEILVRCKATFPGYLRNDDATAEAVKDGWMQTGDVGELTDDNSILITDRKKDIIITSGGKNITPSLIENRMKDSIYIREAVLIGERRNYITALIQIDYETVGKWAQERGLAYTTFKNLANQSEVFELIDGEIHAVNKEFSRVENIRKFALLDKELDHDDGEVTATMKVRRSVIEEKFEPIIEALYA; the protein is encoded by the coding sequence ATGCTACGTAACAGTGAAATTTTCGAAAAATCCACTCTTCCCGGCCTGCTACTGTTCTGGGCCGAACAATATCCGGACCGTCTCGCCTTTCGCGAAAAAAGCTTCGGTATTTGGGAAAGGTCCACTTTTAAGGACTATTTTGAGCGTTCAAAAGACTTTGCTTTTGGACTGGCGGCTCTGGGCGTTAAGAAGGGCGATTTCCTGGCGGTTGCCAGCGAAGACACCCCTGAATGGATGTATGCCGATATGGCAATTCAAGCCCTTGGCGGCGCCTGTATCGGTATATATCCCACCAATCCATGGCCAGAACTACGCTACATCCTTGATCATTCACAGGCTAAAATCGTGGTGTGCGGTGATCAGGAACAAACAGATAAGGTTTTCGACGCCATTGAACAAGGCGGCTCCCTTCCAAATTTGGAAAAGGTGATCTGCGTCGATATGAAAGGTCTCGCTCATTATCCCCGAGATATGCTGATGAGTTTCAAGGAAGTGACTGAATTGGGCCGATTAAAAAGGCAGGAATTCGGAAATCTGTTCGAGGACTCTATTGATGCTTTGACACCAAAGAATGTGGCTGTAGTTGTTTACACATCCGGCACAACCGGAATGCCTAAAGGTGCCATGCTTTCTCATGAAGGCCTAATCTGGGGCGGCCTAAAGCTCGCTGAGCGGCATGGTATTGATGACAAAAATTGGGAGGTTCTATGTTATTTACCCCTTTGCCACGTAGCTGAGCGGCTGTGCTCTACAGTTATGCAGCTAGTAAATGGAACACCCGTGAATTTTGCGGAATCCATAGATACAATTGCTGAAAACTTGCGCGAAATAGCGCCAACCGGTTTTTTAGGCGTCCCTCGAATTTGGGAAAAGATGCAATACGGCATTATGGTTAAGCTGAAAGATGCGCGCCCTTTTCAGCAAGATTTGGTTGAAAAATGCTTAACGTACGGCCGCTCGATCGCACAACGGCAACTGGCAAATGGCGGCGAACGAACATCCTTAAAAGACAAAGCAACTTATTGGTTTCTCTGGCTGATCTGTTTCAGAGCTCTACAGAAATCGCTTGGTCTTAATCGCGCGCGAACCATGCTATGTGGTGGCGCCTCTATCTCCCCTGAAGTCCTTGAGTTTTTCTGGGCTATTGGCCTTAAAGTTTACCAAGTATATGGAATGACAGAGCTTTCGGGGATATCTCATAGCCAGTATCCCGGCCATACCGCCTTGGGACAGTCCGGCCCGCCACTGGATACCTATGAGCATAAAATAGCTGAAGACGGAGAAATTCTCGTCCGCTGCAAGGCAACATTTCCAGGCTATCTGAGAAACGACGACGCAACGGCTGAAGCCGTTAAAGACGGCTGGATGCAAACGGGAGATGTCGGTGAGCTCACCGATGATAATTCGATACTGATTACTGACCGAAAGAAAGACATCATCATAACGTCTGGCGGAAAAAACATCACGCCATCCCTCATAGAAAACCGAATGAAGGATTCAATCTACATCCGCGAGGCCGTGTTAATCGGCGAAAGACGAAACTATATCACGGCACTTATCCAAATCGATTACGAAACTGTGGGGAAATGGGCGCAAGAACGGGGCCTTGCCTACACAACATTTAAAAATCTCGCCAATCAGTCTGAGGTATTCGAGTTGATTGACGGCGAAATACACGCAGTAAACAAGGAATTCTCCCGCGTTGAAAATATTCGAAAATTTGCACTGCTCGATAAAGAGCTGGACCATGACGACGGAGAAGTTACAGCCACGATGAAGGTCCGACGCTCGGTTATCGAAGAAAAGTTCGAACCAATTATTGAAGCGCTTTACGCGTAA
- a CDS encoding branched-chain amino acid ABC transporter permease, which translates to MDLLLNLIASGLVIGSIYGLIAVSFAIIFKTTGVLNFAQGEVMMLVAYLSWSLGNALPLPFPILILASIIVAAIVGVLTERLVIRPMIGQPIFTIVMVTIGLAATLRSGIHMIWGVDAESFESSISGGLIEIGPVVLYSEQLAAIILFFTVSATVYLFFRFTRVGVAMRATAMDETSALLMGVDVRRVSALAWAISAIISGLAGITFSIMFSRAPDIWFQGLRSFPATILGGLDSPIGSGFGGLIIGVIGELSEGYIGHGLKEISGFIVIIVVLMIKPYGLFGEKELERV; encoded by the coding sequence ATGGATCTATTATTAAATCTTATTGCCTCCGGCCTTGTCATCGGATCGATCTATGGACTGATTGCTGTTTCCTTCGCGATTATCTTTAAAACAACAGGGGTTTTAAATTTTGCTCAAGGCGAAGTAATGATGTTGGTTGCCTATTTGAGCTGGAGTCTTGGAAACGCACTTCCCTTACCTTTCCCCATTCTGATTCTCGCGTCAATTATCGTAGCAGCAATAGTAGGCGTTTTAACCGAAAGACTGGTGATACGCCCGATGATCGGCCAGCCGATTTTCACAATTGTCATGGTTACGATTGGGCTTGCCGCTACTTTGCGAAGCGGTATTCACATGATCTGGGGCGTGGATGCTGAAAGTTTTGAATCGTCCATTTCGGGCGGTTTAATAGAAATTGGTCCGGTGGTTCTCTATAGCGAGCAGTTGGCCGCCATAATTCTGTTTTTTACAGTTTCCGCTACCGTTTACTTGTTCTTCCGGTTTACCCGTGTTGGTGTTGCCATGCGCGCAACGGCTATGGATGAAACATCCGCCCTCTTGATGGGTGTCGATGTTCGACGTGTATCCGCCCTCGCATGGGCTATCTCAGCCATAATATCCGGTCTGGCTGGCATCACATTTTCCATCATGTTTTCTCGCGCTCCTGATATCTGGTTCCAGGGGCTGAGGTCCTTTCCAGCAACAATTCTGGGCGGGCTGGATTCACCAATTGGCTCCGGATTTGGAGGTCTGATCATTGGTGTCATCGGAGAGCTCTCCGAAGGATACATAGGCCATGGCCTGAAGGAAATATCCGGATTTATCGTCATCATTGTTGTCCTGATGATCAAACCCTACGGCCTGTTTGGCGAAAAAGAACTGGAGCGCGTCTGA
- a CDS encoding TetR/AcrR family transcriptional regulator codes for MANAVEKRRAVRMAPEDRMREIEVAARSVFSRRGYAAASISEIAEKAGIREGTIYKYYENKRDLLLVVVQHWYEDLIAGFMESLADVEGTQAKFRTIIRNHIKAIKASPDLSRLFFTEVRGADDYHDSVLFELNRKYVRVLTDVIEEGMELGLLRADISTTLIRDVIFGGLESHASGFLANRSEFDVDKITKQLSELIWAGMALPPSESDDLSKRVERLEAAVSRMENSSRAED; via the coding sequence ATGGCAAACGCCGTTGAAAAACGCCGCGCAGTCCGCATGGCACCAGAAGATAGAATGCGAGAAATTGAGGTTGCAGCACGGAGTGTATTCTCCCGGCGGGGTTACGCCGCCGCCTCCATTTCTGAAATCGCCGAGAAAGCCGGGATACGAGAAGGTACAATATACAAATACTATGAAAACAAACGTGATCTGTTACTTGTCGTGGTTCAACATTGGTACGAGGATCTGATAGCCGGGTTCATGGAATCTCTCGCTGATGTTGAAGGTACCCAAGCGAAATTCCGAACAATCATTCGAAATCACATTAAGGCAATTAAAGCCAGTCCCGACTTGAGCCGTCTGTTTTTTACAGAAGTGCGTGGAGCTGACGATTATCATGACAGCGTGCTTTTCGAGCTCAATCGCAAATATGTTCGGGTTCTGACGGACGTAATTGAGGAAGGAATGGAACTTGGGCTATTGCGAGCCGACATCTCAACAACGCTAATACGTGATGTGATCTTTGGCGGTCTGGAAAGCCATGCTTCCGGATTTCTGGCTAACCGCAGTGAGTTCGATGTTGACAAGATAACCAAACAACTGTCCGAACTAATTTGGGCCGGAATGGCCTTGCCGCCATCCGAGTCCGACGACCTCTCAAAAAGAGTAGAGCGATTGGAGGCGGCCGTTAGTCGGATGGAAAACTCTTCGCGGGCTGAGGATTAA
- a CDS encoding enoyl-CoA hydratase-related protein: protein MGAVLNLDKKDGVFTITINRPERRNALNEAVATGIMEALDQAEKDPTIRAVVLTGSGSKAFCAGGDLQPNAEGTPFAIEAHDPQHYVPKLFQKMEACRLPLIAKVNGHALAGGFGIVCGCDLVVARDDALIGVTEVKVGLFPMMILPFLLRVTPTRILMEMCLTGEPLTAGDAINHHLINYAVPADELDSKMDWLLKRITVNSPTGIRLGKQALAKIREMNFETALEYAPFMLANMARTKDAIEGFSAFSEKRRPEWTGR, encoded by the coding sequence TTGGGCGCGGTACTAAATTTAGATAAAAAAGATGGCGTGTTCACCATCACGATCAACCGACCAGAACGCCGAAACGCCCTTAATGAGGCTGTCGCAACCGGAATAATGGAAGCGCTGGATCAGGCGGAAAAAGACCCGACCATTCGAGCGGTTGTTCTCACCGGAAGTGGCAGCAAGGCTTTTTGTGCAGGCGGCGATTTACAGCCCAACGCCGAAGGCACTCCTTTTGCAATCGAGGCTCATGACCCTCAGCATTATGTACCGAAATTATTTCAAAAAATGGAAGCCTGCCGGTTACCACTCATCGCGAAAGTAAATGGCCATGCGCTGGCTGGTGGATTCGGCATTGTTTGCGGATGCGATCTTGTGGTTGCAAGAGATGATGCGTTAATCGGCGTAACAGAAGTCAAAGTCGGCCTGTTCCCAATGATGATCCTCCCCTTTTTACTAAGGGTTACCCCAACCAGAATCTTGATGGAAATGTGCCTGACCGGGGAACCTTTGACCGCCGGCGACGCCATTAATCATCATCTTATAAATTATGCCGTGCCGGCGGATGAGCTCGATTCCAAAATGGACTGGCTGTTGAAGCGGATCACCGTCAATTCACCGACCGGTATTCGACTCGGTAAACAGGCGCTTGCAAAAATTAGAGAAATGAATTTCGAAACAGCGCTTGAATATGCGCCTTTTATGCTCGCCAATATGGCCCGCACAAAAGACGCAATAGAAGGATTTTCAGCATTCTCTGAAAAGCGCCGTCCAGAATGGACAGGAAGGTAA